Genomic segment of Nitrosopumilus sp.:
AGTGCCTCTGAGGTAATTTCTGCTGGAACAAATTATCTAATTGTTGGTAGAACCATTTTAAATTCTAAAAATCCAATTGAGACTGCCAAAGAATTACAGTTACAAAGTTTTAGAAAGTAACATTTGAGCTTTTGTCAAAACTGTTTTTGCATTATCAAATGTTGTTTTCTCCATTGCTGTACTATAATCCATCCATGTGTAATCTAGATGTTCATGTGAAATTTTAACATCTTTTGTTTTTGTTTCAGCTAGGAAAAATACTACTTTTTTATGAACTAATTCTCCTTGATATTGAAAATTATATTCTATCCATTCTTCAAAATTATCTAAAAACGTAATGTCTGTAATACCTGTTTCCTCTTGTGTTTCTCTAACTGCAGTTTGTTTAATTGATTCTCCTTTTTCCATTTTCCCTTTAACAAAATCCCAATGCCCTGATGGATAATGTAATAACAAAAATAATTTTTTAGATTCTTCTTTTCTAAATATTACAATTCCTGCAGATGTTTCTTCAATCATTTACCTAATCTTCTCTTCCTTTCTTGGTATGTTCTAATTGCCCTCATTAAATCTATTTTTCTAAATTCAGGCCAAAAAATATCCATAAAAACTAATTCACTGTAAGCACTTTGCCACATCAAAAATCCACTTAATCTTTTTTCTCCGGAAGTACGCAAAACCATGTCTGGAGATGATTGTGGTAAATGTGATGTGTATAAGTTAGATTCTATTTCTTTCTTATCAATATCTTCAACATCTAAAGAACCTTCTTTGATTTTTCCTCCAATTTTTTTTACTGCATCTACTAATTCATTTTGTCCTCCATATGCAAGTGCTATATTTAGAAAATGATTGTCATAGTCTTTTGTTGCATCATCCAATTGTCTCAAAATTTCTTTAATGGATTCTGGAAGTAATTCAATTCTGCCTATTCCCTTTACTCTCATTTTGTTTCTATGGATTCTAGGATCATTGAATAATTTTTCTAATCTCATACGAATTAATTCGTATAGATATTCTAATTCTTCATCATCTCTACTAAGATTTTCTGCTGAGAGAGCATATAGGGTGATAATCTTAATATCAAATTCTTCACACCAATCTAGCAGATTTTCAACAGCATCTGCTCCTTTCCAATGACCTTTTTTTGGCATTGATAGGTGTCTTTTTGCCCATCTCCTGTTGCCGTCTAAAATTAAAGCAACGTGATTTGGAATATCTCCATTTTGAATTTCACTTTCTAGTCTTTTTCCATATATTTTATAGAGTCCAGATAATTGAAAAATTACATCTTTAATTTTACTAATGATTTGTCACCACTGATACGTTATGCACAATTGTAGATATCAGTGTTTTTAGAATTTTGATTCTATTATTCTATTTTCAAAGACTTTAGTCTGAAATCATCTCTTGATCTTTATGTTTCCTATATTTTTTGAACAGAATTGTGGCTGAAACTAAGGTAGCCGCTAATCCTCCTAGAAGCGGAGGAATTAAGGTAAATGAAGGATCATCATTTATCATAATTTCAGTAAATTGGAAAACTGTTGGATAAAGTGCACCTAATACAATTATTCTCAAAATGTCGCTAATTTGTCTTGGAATTCCTCCAATCCAATTACTTAGTAATGTTCCAGCAAATATGGAACCCATACCAATCCATAAAATTGGAATTGCCCCTGAGACAAATTGTCCTACAATTACTTTGTCTGTAATTATTGTGGTGAATTGTGTATCTGAATTAAACAATTCTTGATCAACTGCACTAACACCAGCTGGAACTGATGACAATATTAGTAATACTCCTGCAACCATTGTGAACATTCTGATAAACCCCATCGGTGTTGGTTTTGACCAACTTGACCATACTCTATCAATATCAAATGCTCTGATTAAAAATGCACCACCCAAAATACTTACAAGTACTGCAAATATTTCTGCAGTATAACCAAATACTGTGGCAACTCCTCCTATTAACAAAAGAATTCCGGGAACTCCTAAAAAGAATTTGGAATATTTTGAATCATATGCAAGCATTTTTAGATATTTTCCAAACACTGCATAAGAATATTCTACACTTCTACTAACTTTCATTACTACACGTTGAACTGAAACTACTGGAAGAACATTTTGAATTACGGGAATAACACTTTCATCGTCTTCTCCATCTGAAACAATGACTGCACCATTTGCAGAAAATTTTTCTAAAATTTTTCTGGTTTCTGCTAGAATTTTTTCATCTGCTTGAACGCCTCTATCTTTAACCCCTGCAACAGTAACTACTTCTACTTGGTACCCTTTACTTATCAAATCTTCATATGTTTTAATTGCCGCAAAAATTGAATTTGAATCTGCATCTTCAGGATCCTCTAATGCTAATCTTTGAGCTGCCTCAATACATGCATCTCTACCTATAACGGGTGTTTTTATTCCTGCTTTGTCTCCAACATCATTATCTCTATCAATACAGATAACTAGCAATTTATTGGCTGTAGATGCATTCACATCTTTTTCAATCTTATCTGTGCGTTGAGACATCTAGATTTTTTACACAAAATTGCTTTTTAACGATTTCCAACAAATATGAATAGTAAAATTCGGTTTTGAGGCTAGCCTGGTCTGGACTGATCAGAAATTCTAACATATTTTGCAGATTCAGATTTTAAAGATTCAATTTTTTCTATAATTTTATCCATTTCTTCTTCAGTGTTTCCATTTTCAATCATGTTGGCCAAGACCTTTGTCTCAACTATATATGCATTAAATGACTTCATAGCCTCCATGTAATTGATGTAGCTTGTTTGCCATTCTTCTGATGGTTTTGAAGTAATGAATTCACTAATTTGAGTAGTTACTTGTGATGACGTTACTTCTGTCACAGCAATGTATTCTTGTGGAGAAATTTCTCCTGTTTTTAGATTTTCATACTCCAGATCTATTGATTCTTCTAAAACTTCATGGATACTTTTTACACCATCCAAATAATTTTCATAATCTGACACAACAAATGTTGTTTCAACATCCTGAGGAATAATCCATAACAAGAAACTTGCACCCGTAATTGCAGCCAAAATTATGGCAGTAACTGCCACTCCTTTTTTTGATGCCATTCTGTAGAGTGTGATTAAGGAGTTTATAATTGATAATATATCATTATCTTGAATTACTGAACAATTATTGAGAAAAAATTAATTTTTTATAGACTTGTTCATGATTTTTTAAAAAATACTTGATTTCTTTACAATTTTTTCAAAAATCTCTTTTTTGATGCCTGAAAAAATTTACGCACATCTAGCCTATAGTGAAATAATTTTCACAGCCTCTGCCTAAATACCACCAAGTTTGACAAATTTCATAATGGTTCAAGCATATTGCGTAAAATGCAGAGCAAAAAGGGACATTAAAGATCCCAAAGAAACTACACTAAAGAATGGACGTCCTGCCGTAAAAGGTACATGTCCAACATGTGGTACTAACGTCTTCCGTATTGGTAAGATGGAATAACCTCAAACAAGGTCCACACGATTTCTCTTTTTCAAAACCCATATAGGGTCTACCATGCACTATTTTTTAGTGACTAAAACAGAATATGAAAATTTACTAAAACGTATTCAAGATAAGCTAGGTGATACTGATAAAGAATCTCAAACTAGATTTGAACTCCCTATAGTAGATGTAATGTGGGAAGGACAAAAGACCTTTTTACGAAATTTCTCAGAATTTCCCAAAGTTTTACGTAGAGATCCTGATAAAGTTTTACAGTATCTTTCAAAAGAGTTTGCTGTACCTGCAGAGAGGCTAGGAGATAAAGCAATGTTTGTTGGACGTAGAGCTCCAGATGATTTTACTAGATTATTTGAAATTTATGTTAAAGACTATCTTGAATGTCCAACTTGCAAAAGTCCAGACACAAAAATTCTCAAAGAAAATAGAATATCATTTTTAATTTGTGAAGCTTGTGGTGCAAAATCTACTTTGAAAGGTAAATATGCGTAATGCAATTCGCGATACGAACTACTAACTATCAAAACCAACCAATGCTGAATATTTGTGATGCAGAAATTTTGGGGAAAAAAATTATTGAAGGTGAATTGACTATGCATATTAGTGAGAATTATTATGGCGAAAGATTTGTTGAAAAAGAAGAAGCTGAATCTTTATTGAAAAATTCCTCAATAATTAACATGGCTGGAAAAGAAACTGTATCTTTATCTCTAAAACTTGGAATAGGTTCTGAACTTGCTGTTAAAACAGTTTCTGATGTTCCTTTTTTGATCATTTTTAATATGTAATTAGATTGATTTGACATCAAAAATTTTTTTGTTTTTAATAGAAATCTCTTTTATCTAGTAACGACCTTTTCTATTCAATGACTGACATTCTAAGCAAAAAATTAGAATCTAAGATAGATAATAAATTAATTTCTAAACGAAATCGAAAACATTTGGAAGATGGTTTTAAAAAAGGAAAAGTTGTCAATGAAGTTTTAGATAAACCAACTGTTATGACATTATACAAAATGATTACAGATCATATTATTGCATATGTCAATGGTTCTATTAGTGCTGGAAAAGAGTCGGTTCTTTTTTGGGGTGTGGATGAAAATGATGGTAATGTTGCTTTGAAAATTTATTTGGTAAGTACTTCAAATTTTAAAAAAAGGGAACCATACATTCTTGGAGACCCTAGATTTTCTCATGTCAAGAAAGGTACAAAGAATTTAGTTTATCTCTGGGCAAAAAAAGAATTTAAAAATTTGATTCAATGCTATGAGGCTGGAATTCCAGTTCCTAGACCTCTACATGTGACTAATAATGTTCTAGCCATGGAATTTATAGGAAATGATGGCAAACCTGCCAAATTATTACTTAATTCACAAGTGGATGAAAATGACTATTCTCAAGCTATTTCTATACTCAAGGATCTTTACAAGAAAGCAAAATTAGTACATGGTGATTTTTCAGAATATAATATTTTTAAAACTGAAAATGGTTTAGTAGTTTTTGATTTGGGTTCTGGTGTTGATCTTAGACATCCAAATGCTCAAGAATTTCTTAAACGAGATATTAATAACATTGGACGATTCTTCAATAAAAGAGGGATTTCTATTGAAGATTCAGATGAAATATTTGAGGATATTGTAAAATGAGCTTTGAAAAATTAATTCGTATTCCAAATGATCGTATTGCTGTTTTAATTGGAAAATCAGGTTCTGTTAAATCAAAAATTGAAACTGCTTGTTTTGTTACATTAGATATTGACGGAGATACTGGTGAAGTTTTTATAAAATCTGATGGTGATGTTGAAAAAATACAACCCTTTAAAGCTATGGAGATTGTTACAGCTATTGGTAGAGGATTCTCACCTGATAATGCAATGACTTTACTAAAAGGTGAGAATGCATTACATGTAATAGATCTTAGAGAATTTGCAGGAAAATCAAATGCAAATGTTGAAAGGATAAAAGGGAGGATTATTGGAGAAGGTGGTAGAGCAAGGCGAAATATGGAAAATCTTAGTGGTACTCATATCTCAGTTTATGGAAAAACTGTTTCAATTATTGGTGATGCAAGTAAACTTCGTTTAGCAGTTGATGCTATTTCATCTATATCTAGCGGAAGTATGCATGGTGCTGTTTATACAAAATTAGAAGCAGCAAATAGAAAAGAAAAACAAGAAAAAATGAAGCTGTGGGAAGATCAAGATGTCTTCTATTAAAGAAAAATTTAATCAAATTTCTCCTAGTGAGTTTTTTTATAGTAACCGTGATTTAGCCGGATTCAGTAATCCAACAAGATCTCTTTACACAGCTGTTAGAGAATTTGTTGAAAATGCATTAGATGCATGTGACCAAAAAGGGATTCTTCCTGATGTTCATCTGACAATAAAGGCAGTTGAGCCTGAAAAACCAGATCCTAAGCCTTACATTTTGACTGTAAAGGATAATGGACCTGGAATAGATGCAGAACATATTCCACTTGCTTTTGGAACTGTCCTATATGGTTCAAAATTTGGATTAAAGCAAGCAAGGGGGATGTTTGGACTAGGAGCAACAATGGCTATTCTTTATGGACAAATTACAACTAACAAACCAGTAATTGTAAAAAGCTGTTCAGATGGTGCAATCCAAAATCAGTTTGAAATATTGTTAGATATTCAAAAAAATAAACCAGTAATTGTTAAACATACAACAAAAGAAGTTTCAAAAAAAGGATTATCTGTCAGTATTTGTTTAGAAGGCGATTATTCAAAAGCAGGTAATAAAATTCGTGATTATGTTTATGAAACTTCTTTGATTACTCCTTATGCTTCAATCACTTTTGATGATCCTAAAGGACAAAAATTCACTCACACAAGATTTGTAAAAGAAATTCCACCTCCACCAACAATTATTCGACCACATCCTCATGGCATTGATGTAGAACGAATAAGAAGAATGATTGTTGAATCACAGTTTGAGATTCCTGTTATTGATGATGCAATGATTGAAAAAGTAAGAAAAGATTTGGGATTGTCAAAGAAAAATCTAAGTTTTACAGCAATAATGGATAAAGCAAAGAAAAAATGGAAAACTCTTTCACGGCAAGTTAGAGTAGTAATTGCATTAATGTCGTTTCTAAAAATGGATTTTGAAAAACTAAATAAAATAAAAATTGAAGATCTTGACATCCCAAACAAAAAATTGTTCTATTGGGATTTTGGAGATTCTCAATCAAAAGCAGTTGATTTGGATCCTGAAAGTCAATATTACAAGCAACTTACTAACACTGTTCAGGGAGAACCATTAACTACATTTTTGACTAAAAGATTTCAACGTATAGGACCAACAACTGCGGTAAAATTTGCAGAATTTGCAAAATTCAAACCAGAAAAACGAATGGGTACTCTAACAAACCAAGAACTAGTTCAACTAAGTGATTCTCTTCAAAAATTTGATGACTTTATGGCACCTGATTCAAGTTGTTTGGCTCCTTTAGGTGAAGAGCCACTTGAAAAAGGAATCAAGAAATTCTTTAATCCTGATTTTACTGCTGTAGTTCAACGTCCACCTTCAGCATATTCTGGATTTCCATTCATTGTTGAGATGGGCATTGCTTATGGTGGTGATATCAAATCAGGAGGACCTCATGTTTATCGATATGCCAATAGAATTCCATTACTATATGATGAAGGAAGTGATGTAGTTCTCAAAGTAGTAAACGACACTGATTGGGGAAGATACAAGGTAAAAGGTGATCCTCCATTCATTATAGTATCTCATATCTGTTCCACCAGAATACCATACAAAACCGCTGGAAAAGAAAATGTTGCTGATAGACAAGAAATAGAGAGAGAATTAAGATTAGCATTACAATTTTTGTCAAGAAAATTGGCAGCATACATGTCAAAAAGAGGACAAGCAGATATGGCAAAAAAGAGGGCTAATCTTTATGCCAAATACATTCCATTAATTGCAGAGTTTTGTACAGAACTTGCTGGTAAGAAAAAAGCACCTAATTACCAGAAAATACTAGATGAAAATGCAGTTGATAATACGGTTAAACCTAAAAAAGATGAAAAGGAGGAAAGCGTAATTGGCAACAACTAAAGAGAAAAACAAAATAAAAGAACGTGGTAAAAAAGCTGATGAAAAACAAAAGAATATTCTTGAGATGTTAAAAAGTCATGGTGCAAAAATTTATGATGATTTAGATAATGGCCAATTTCCAAAATTTTCAATCCCCAGCAGATCTGTAAGCAATATCGTTTATGATAAGAAACTTAGGCAGTATATTTTAGGAAATAATGCAGCTGTAAGAAGTTCAAGAAATTCTGCACAGTTAAGATCTTTTACTCAATTAATGTGGTTAGCATTTTTTGCAAATAGACTAACTCATGAAAAAAAATCCTCCACATTAAGAGATGTCTATTATTCTTCACAAGCATTCGCAATTGAATTTGAAGATCAATCTGAATCTGATAACATCATAGTTGATTTAGAAGCAGTAACTTCAAAACCTAGAGAAGATTTTCATATTTTTCCAGAAGAGAGAAGTTCAATTTTTGGTGACTTGAATATTGAATATACTATTCCAGGTTACGAAGGCAAAAGTATGAATTTATCAAACCATCCTGATGGATATTCGATTGGACCTAGTTTGACTACTGCAGAATTAGTTGATACCAGTGCGGAAATTGTAATTGCTATTGAGAAAGGTGGTCTTTTTACTAGGTTTGTTGAAGAACAGATTGATAAAAAATTCAAATCCATTATTATCAATACTGGTGGACAAGCACCACGTTCAACTCGTACTTTGTTAAAGAGACTGCATGATGAAATGGGATTACCTGTAATTGTTTTGACAGATGGAGATGTGTATGGAGAACATATTGCCATGGTAATTAAATCAGGTTCTGCAAATGCTGCTCATCTTAGAGAACTTACCGTTCCAGATGCAAAATGGGTAGGTGTATGGGCTACTGATATTGAAAAATACAAATTGCCAACTATTCCAATGACTGAATCTGATATCAAGAGATGTTATGATCTTCAAAAGGATCCGAGATATCAAGATGGAATTTGGAAAAAGGAACTTGATGTATTTCTTCGATTAAAACGAAAAGCAGAACTTGAAGCTTTCTCAAAATACGGTTTGACCAATATTACTGATAAATATCTGCCACAAAAATTAGAATTAGCGAAAAGCCTCTAGTTATTTTATTCTTAAAGTTAATACTCCGTTTCTATATTTGAAATCAAATATTTGCATTTCATTAACTCCTTCTATTGGAACTTCTTTTGAAAATCCACCGGTACCCCTAATGTATAAGATACCGTCTACTAATCTAACTGCAATTTTATCTTCTGGTCCTGGTACTTCTGCAACAAATACAAATTCACCTTCGCCTTTGATTAAATCATAAACCCAATTCTTTGTTTCTTGTTCTCTAGTTTGTGCATATACTGGTTTTTTATCTTTGGCCATTTTTTTCAAAACTTTGACCCAATAAAACATTGTAAGAGCTGCTGCCCCAATTAGAATAAAACTGACAAAACCTGAATCTGCCCTTTGTGTCATTATGTAGATTATTCCTAAAAATAAAATAACAATTATGGGGATTACAAAATTTAATGACTGATCATTTGAATATGCTCCTTTGTAACTTGCCAAACAGTCAAAATTGAGTTCTGCCAAATATAAAGTATCTTTGGTTTTTATTACCATTTTTGAAATTTTATCTATTGTCCGATGATAATCAAACAAAACTTTCGATAGGCGAAATTGTACTCAAAGGAACCATAATTGCTGTTATAATTACAATTCCTTCTATCAGTGGATTTGTTATTACTTGGATTATATCTGATAATTTGATTCATGCAGTAGTTATAGGCGGAATTATTCATTTCATTACTATGGGATTTTCTTTAAAGATATCCAAAAAAATCCTTGTTAAAAAATAACATCATAGAACATATTTTATGTAATAATGATTTATTTCAAAAATAATGTCTCTTACGGCAATTGAAAACGATCTTGTGTCTGAAATACATCTAAACTCAATTCAAGCTAGGGTCTATTTGGCAGTTACATGTTTTGGAAAAATGTCTCCAGAACAAATTGCTGAAAAATTGAATATTTCTATTAATGATGCCAAAAAAGCATCAAACGAACTGATGGCTTTAGGTGCTTTTATTGATATTACTGTCACTGAATTTGAAGCAATGCATCCTAGATTTACAGCCGTTAACATGTACAGAAGGATGTGTGAGAGAGAAAATATTGAATTTAAACGAAACAAAATTGTTGATAATATTGGTGTGATTTTAGAAAAACTATATGATGATGCAAGAACTAAATAATGCTAATACTTGGTGAACAACATTGGTCATAGATACTGAAACCTGTAAACATCAACCAGTCTATTTTGGAGTAGTAAATATCAATATTGATGAAAGAACTATTGGTTCTGTTGATGTTTGGAGATGCGGTGTTTGTAAGAAAAGATTCTGTGAAGAAAAACAACTTGGAATTGAAGAACTTGCTGATTTGGTTGGGATGCCAAAAATTGATCCGGATGCAAAATGGGGTGTTAGTGTATGTAAATTACAACAAGGCAAGTACAAATGGAAATTAGTAAAATTAAAAGAAAATGGAGAAATTAAACATGAATGTTTAGATGAAAAAGTAATTCCTTTAAAAGTGAATGATTTTAAAATTGAAGATGATAAACATTGGAGTTTCTTAATTGATGACAATGTTAACAAGGCTGTAGAAATTTAATTCCTGAGATGGATCTTAACGTACACATAAACAACATTCATGGTAGTCAAATGGCTGCAAAGATCACTGGTAATTTTACACTAGATTCAAATGAATTTCGTTTTACTGCTATTGCTTTTGGTAGGATTGGAGGTCAAAATATAGGAGCAAAACTCTCACAAACAACGGAAAAAGAACTTCAAAAATTGGGATATGATGTTGAAGAAGTCATACTTGCTTTACAAAGAAATCTTTTACAAGGTGATTTGACTTTACCCGAAGGCCTCAAAAAAGAGTCATTTGTTGATGATTAGAATTCTGCTTCTTCTAATGCTTTTGCACATGCACAACTTCTTGTTTTAGGAATTTTATCAATTAACTCCGTTAGAATTTTTTTTGTTTTTTCAACATTTTTTGAAAGTGTTTCAATCACTTCTTTTGCTGTGACTGGTTTTTCTGCCCATACATCATAATCTGTAACTGTTGAAATTGAAGCATAACACATTTGAGCTTCTCTTGCTAACTGACATTCAGGAACTAGAGTCATTCCAATGATATCTGCACCTGTTGTTCTATAAAATTTGGATTCAGCTTTTGTTGAAAATCTAGGCCCTTCTATGCAGATATATGTACAATCTTTATGCATATTCAATTCTTGATTATCTGTAACTTTGAGAATTGATGATTGTAATTCTGGACAAAATGGCTCTGCAACTGAAATATGGATTACTCTACCATTATCTGAAAATGTTCCATCTCTTGATTTTGTAAAATCTATGAATTGACTTGGTAATGCAAAGTGACCAGGTTCAAATTCTTCTTTTAAACTTCCTACTGCTGAAGGAGCAATAATTCTAGTAATTCCTAATTCTTTGAATGCCCAAATGTTTGCTTTGAAATTTATCTTATGTGGTGGAATGGTATGTTTTTTTCCATGTCTTGGAAGAAAAGCAATTTTTCTTCCTTTAAAAATTCCCACAGTAATTGTATCTGAAGGTTTTCCATATGGAGTATCAATATCAATCTCTTCTGCATTTTCAAGTAATCCTGAATCATAAATTCCTGTTCCTCCAAAAATCCCTATTTCTACATCTTTTTCCATTAATATTTCACCAATGATTTACAATTGTATTTGCTAATTCCTTTCATTCCATTAAGATCCACTAGTTCAATGATGAATGCAAATCCTACAATTTCTCCTCCAATTTTTTCTATTAGTTTTGCAGAAGCTTTTGCTGTACCGCCAGTTGCAAGTAAATCGTCACAAATTAGGACTCTTTCTCCTTCTTTGATGATGTCTTTTTGTATTTCTATTGTATCTTTTCCATATTCTATAGTATATGATAATTTTGTAGTTTTTCCAGGTAGTTTTCCAGCTTTTCTAATCATTACCATTCCTTTATTGTATCTTGAAGCTAGAATGGAAGCTAGAATAAATCCTCTTGATTCAATCCCTGCAAACACATCTATATCTTTTGGATGAAAGTATTTTGAAAATTCATCTGCAACATACGATAATGCTGAAGGATCTTTCAATATTGGACTAAAGTCTCTAAATAAAATCCCTTTTTTCGGAAAATTTGGATAATCTGCTATCTTATCTTTTAAATTCATAATTTACACAAAATTAAGTGAAATAAAATTGTTTGAAATTATTGAATTTGGAAAGTTGATTCTGCTGTATTGAATGCATCTTCTACTCTTATAGTATATGTTCCTGGTTCCGTATCTTTTGGAATGATCCATGGTTGTTTAATTTCTCCTTGTGCAGATGCTGGAAATGAAAGTTTATCAATAATTTCATCATCTTCTGCAATAATTTCTATTGAAACTGTTTGTTGTCCTCCATGTACAATAATGTTCTTTGATTTTCCAACTCCTGGATAATTAGGCCCATCTTCAACTAAAACAACCATGCCTTCTGTTGAAGTTGCAAGAACTTCAATTTCTACATTGTCGAAGTTTGAACCACTTTTTGCCTTTATAGTCCACATTCCTGGGATTGCGTCTGAAGGAATTCTGAATGAATCTTCGGATATTTTCCCATTCTTATTGGAAAACGTTTCTCTAACTTTGACTTCTTCTCCATTAGGATCAATCAAAGTTAATGTTAAGAGAACATTTGATCCTGTATCTCCTAATACTAATATCGAATCTCCAGGATGATAATCTAATTTTGTGGTATTGATTTGAATTTCTCCAGACCCAATTTGTAGTCCTACTGTGAACGTCTCTGTGCTTTGTGCATTGCCCTTACTAACTACTGCATTATACACTCCAGATGAAAATCCAGACAAGTCTATAGAGTGTGAACCTCGTCCATCTGGCTGCAATTGTATTGAAACTGCCTCTCCTTTTGGTTTGTCTGATGGATCAATGATTAATAAATTGATAATTTCTGAACCTTTTCCTGAAATTGAAATCACAGCTGTTTCACTTGATTTGTAATTAAGCTTATCAAATTCTATGTTAACTGGGATTGATGGTAATTGTCCTAAACCTGCATAAGTGAATTCTTTTTCTTTTTCTTGAGTTGCAATCAATGTGTATGTTCCCTCTGGAGTATTTTGTGTAGTTGAAAATTCAAATTCAACTTTGCCTGTGTCGTCAATTTGAATAATATCTGAAATTACTTCTTTTCCTAAAGGATCTTCTAATATGATCTCAATTGACTTGTTTGGTATTGCTGTTCCATTAAATTTCATTTTCTCTCCCGGTTCAAATTTTAAATTAATGGGAGTAATGATGATTTTTTTATCTGATGATATTTCCCAAGTACCTGTAATACTCTGCTTCCCATCTGAAATAGTTCCAATATATTTTCCAAATGGCCTATCTAGTGGAACTAAAAGTGGTTCTAATTTCCAGTTTCCTTTACTGTCTGTTTCTGTTGTTCTAGTTCTAATAATTTCTCCGTCTGGTGCTTCGATTTCTATCTTAATCCCACTACCAGGATCTGCAGTTCCAGAAATCTCTAAAAAGTCTCCTCTGTGAATTTCATCTGGAAGTCCTTTAATTGTTAGTGGAATATTTTCTGAATCTGCTATTCTGTTTTCTCCTTCTCCTATTCTGATACTGAGTTTCTTTTCTTGTCCTTCTTTGTCTTTTATCTTAAAATCTACTCTCTTTGCTTCTTGATCTTTAGGAATTTTCATTGTTGTCATAAAGTGACCATTATTATCAGTTGTAAAACTACCAAGTTTTTTTGTGTCAATGTAGAAATCATATTCTTGTGAGGATGCAAAATTATCTCCTGTGATTCTAATTGATGAACCTACATTTGGTTTTTCAGGAATTATTCTAAAAACAGCATCTTCTTTCATACTTTGATTAGTGTTATCTGCACTCTGTTTTGGTTCTGAATTTTTAATAATTGCCGGTAATCCTTTAGCAATTGTTAACCCTGTGTCTATCTGTGTATTTTTGTTGTCTAGTGCTTTCCAATTTATTCCTGGGTTGGATTT
This window contains:
- a CDS encoding DUF424 domain-containing protein; translated protein: MQFAIRTTNYQNQPMLNICDAEILGKKIIEGELTMHISENYYGERFVEKEEAESLLKNSSIINMAGKETVSLSLKLGIGSELAVKTVSDVPFLIIFNM
- a CDS encoding DUF5679 domain-containing protein, whose amino-acid sequence is MVQAYCVKCRAKRDIKDPKETTLKNGRPAVKGTCPTCGTNVFRIGKME
- a CDS encoding translation initiation factor IF-2 subunit beta, translated to MTKTEYENLLKRIQDKLGDTDKESQTRFELPIVDVMWEGQKTFLRNFSEFPKVLRRDPDKVLQYLSKEFAVPAERLGDKAMFVGRRAPDDFTRLFEIYVKDYLECPTCKSPDTKILKENRISFLICEACGAKSTLKGKYA
- a CDS encoding pre-rRNA-processing protein PNO1: MSFEKLIRIPNDRIAVLIGKSGSVKSKIETACFVTLDIDGDTGEVFIKSDGDVEKIQPFKAMEIVTAIGRGFSPDNAMTLLKGENALHVIDLREFAGKSNANVERIKGRIIGEGGRARRNMENLSGTHISVYGKTVSIIGDASKLRLAVDAISSISSGSMHGAVYTKLEAANRKEKQEKMKLWEDQDVFY
- a CDS encoding serine protein kinase RIO, which encodes MTDILSKKLESKIDNKLISKRNRKHLEDGFKKGKVVNEVLDKPTVMTLYKMITDHIIAYVNGSISAGKESVLFWGVDENDGNVALKIYLVSTSNFKKREPYILGDPRFSHVKKGTKNLVYLWAKKEFKNLIQCYEAGIPVPRPLHVTNNVLAMEFIGNDGKPAKLLLNSQVDENDYSQAISILKDLYKKAKLVHGDFSEYNIFKTENGLVVFDLGSGVDLRHPNAQEFLKRDINNIGRFFNKRGISIEDSDEIFEDIVK
- a CDS encoding DUF373 family protein, giving the protein MSQRTDKIEKDVNASTANKLLVICIDRDNDVGDKAGIKTPVIGRDACIEAAQRLALEDPEDADSNSIFAAIKTYEDLISKGYQVEVVTVAGVKDRGVQADEKILAETRKILEKFSANGAVIVSDGEDDESVIPVIQNVLPVVSVQRVVMKVSRSVEYSYAVFGKYLKMLAYDSKYSKFFLGVPGILLLIGGVATVFGYTAEIFAVLVSILGGAFLIRAFDIDRVWSSWSKPTPMGFIRMFTMVAGVLLILSSVPAGVSAVDQELFNSDTQFTTIITDKVIVGQFVSGAIPILWIGMGSIFAGTLLSNWIGGIPRQISDILRIIVLGALYPTVFQFTEIMINDDPSFTLIPPLLGGLAATLVSATILFKKYRKHKDQEMISD
- a CDS encoding NUDIX domain-containing protein — encoded protein: MIEETSAGIVIFRKEESKKLFLLLHYPSGHWDFVKGKMEKGESIKQTAVRETQEETGITDITFLDNFEEWIEYNFQYQGELVHKKVVFFLAETKTKDVKISHEHLDYTWMDYSTAMEKTTFDNAKTVLTKAQMLLSKTL
- the uppS gene encoding polyprenyl diphosphate synthase, yielding MYGKRLESEIQNGDIPNHVALILDGNRRWAKRHLSMPKKGHWKGADAVENLLDWCEEFDIKIITLYALSAENLSRDDEELEYLYELIRMRLEKLFNDPRIHRNKMRVKGIGRIELLPESIKEILRQLDDATKDYDNHFLNIALAYGGQNELVDAVKKIGGKIKEGSLDVEDIDKKEIESNLYTSHLPQSSPDMVLRTSGEKRLSGFLMWQSAYSELVFMDIFWPEFRKIDLMRAIRTYQERKRRLGK